One Phocaeicola dorei genomic region harbors:
- a CDS encoding pseudouridine synthase: MSTENESRQEGAANEENQNVSRDGGYKSYNRDSNYNRYNNDGEQRPYRPRTNSYNREGGDRPYRSSYNNGDRPSYNRYNNNGDRPQRPRFNPNSEDGGDQRSYRPRTNYNREGGEQRPYTPRPRFNNSEEGGERQYRPRTNYNREGGEQRPYTPRPRFNSGEGGEQRSYTPRPRTGGYNQGGDRPYRPRTGGYNQGGDRPYRPRTGGYNQGGGYNRPYRPRTADYNPNAKYSLKKQIEYKDILTDPNEPIRLNKFLANAGICSRREADEFITAGVVSVNGEVVTELGTKIKRTDEVKFHDEPVSIERKTYILLNKPKDCVTTSDDPQERKTVMDFVKGACKERIYPVGRLDRNTTGVLLLTNDGDLASKLTHPKYLKKKIYHVYCDKNVTKADLDQIAAGVTLDDGEIHADAISYASETDKSQVGIEIHSGKNRIVRRIFESLGYKVIKLDRVYFAGLTKKGLRRGDWRYLTEQEVNMLRMGSFE; this comes from the coding sequence ATGAGTACAGAAAATGAAAGCAGACAAGAAGGTGCTGCAAATGAAGAAAACCAGAATGTAAGCCGTGATGGTGGTTATAAGTCTTATAACAGAGACAGTAATTACAACAGATACAACAACGACGGCGAACAGCGTCCTTATCGTCCTCGTACGAACAGCTATAATCGCGAAGGTGGAGACCGTCCCTACCGTTCTTCTTATAACAACGGTGACCGTCCTTCCTATAATCGCTATAACAATAACGGAGACCGTCCGCAACGTCCCCGCTTTAATCCTAACAGTGAGGATGGAGGAGACCAACGTTCATACCGTCCTCGTACAAATTATAATCGTGAAGGTGGCGAGCAGCGTCCGTATACTCCGCGCCCTCGTTTTAATAATAGTGAGGAAGGTGGTGAGCGTCAATATCGTCCCCGCACAAACTATAATCGCGAAGGGGGTGAGCAGCGTCCTTATACTCCGCGTCCCCGTTTTAACAGCGGTGAAGGGGGTGAACAGCGTTCTTACACTCCGCGTCCTCGTACCGGCGGTTATAATCAAGGCGGTGACCGTCCTTATCGTCCTCGTACCGGCGGTTATAATCAAGGCGGCGACCGTCCTTATCGTCCTCGTACCGGTGGTTATAATCAAGGTGGTGGATACAATCGTCCCTATCGTCCCCGTACGGCTGATTATAACCCGAATGCAAAGTATAGTCTGAAGAAACAGATTGAATATAAAGATATATTGACCGATCCAAATGAGCCGATTCGTCTGAACAAATTCTTGGCTAATGCAGGTATATGTTCCCGTCGTGAGGCTGATGAGTTTATTACAGCAGGTGTAGTCAGTGTAAATGGTGAAGTGGTAACCGAATTAGGTACTAAAATCAAGCGTACTGACGAAGTGAAGTTCCATGACGAACCGGTAAGTATTGAACGCAAAACTTATATTTTGTTGAATAAACCGAAGGATTGTGTGACTACTTCTGATGATCCTCAGGAACGTAAGACTGTAATGGATTTTGTGAAAGGTGCTTGTAAGGAGCGTATTTATCCTGTTGGGCGTTTAGATCGTAATACTACCGGTGTGTTATTGTTAACTAACGATGGTGATTTGGCTTCCAAGCTGACTCATCCTAAGTATTTGAAGAAGAAGATTTATCATGTATATTGTGATAAGAATGTAACCAAGGCAGATCTTGACCAAATTGCAGCAGGTGTGACATTGGATGATGGAGAGATTCATGCAGATGCCATCAGCTATGCATCGGAAACAGATAAATCACAAGTCGGTATTGAAATCCATTCCGGAAAGAACCGTATTGTGCGTCGTATTTTTGAATCCTTGGGATATAAGGTGATCAAGCTGGACCGCGTTTATTTTGCTGGTCTGACTAAAAAAGGTTTGCGCCGCGGTGATTGGCGTTACCTGACTGAACAAGAAGTGAACATGCTCCGCATGGGCTCATTTGAATAA
- the asnS gene encoding asparagine--tRNA ligase: MEKISRTKIVDLLKCRDFGAMVNVKGWVRTRRGSKQVNFIALNDGSTINNVQIVVDLANFDEEMLKQITTGACISVNGELTESIGSGQAAEVQARGIEVLGTCDNTYPLQKKGHTMEFLREIAHLRPRTNTFGAVFRIRHNMAIAIHKFFHERGFFYFHTPIITASDCEGAGQMFQVTTKNLYDLKKDENGAIIYDDDFFGKQASLTVSGQLEGELAATALGAIYTFGPTFRAENSNTPRHLAEFWMIEPEVAFNDITDNMDLAEDFIKYCVQWALDNCYDDVKFLNDMFDKGLIERLQGVLKEEFVRLPYTEGIKILEEAVAKGHKFEFPVYWGVDLASEHERYLVEEHFKRPVILTDYPKEIKAFYMKQNEDGKTVRAMDVLFPKIGEIIGGSEREADYDKLMTRIQELEIPMKDMWWYLDTRKFGSCPHSGFGLGFERLLLFVTGMTNIRDVIPFPRTPRNAEF; encoded by the coding sequence ATGGAAAAAATTAGTAGAACAAAGATTGTTGACCTGCTGAAGTGCCGTGATTTTGGTGCGATGGTCAATGTAAAAGGTTGGGTTCGTACCCGCCGCGGTAGCAAACAGGTAAATTTTATCGCCCTGAATGACGGTTCTACAATAAATAATGTGCAGATTGTTGTTGATTTGGCAAACTTTGACGAAGAAATGTTGAAGCAGATCACCACCGGTGCATGTATCAGTGTGAACGGTGAGTTGACCGAATCCATTGGCTCTGGTCAGGCAGCCGAAGTTCAAGCGCGTGGAATCGAAGTATTAGGTACTTGTGATAACACTTATCCGTTACAGAAGAAAGGTCATACGATGGAGTTTCTTCGTGAGATCGCTCACTTGCGTCCCCGTACCAATACATTTGGAGCTGTATTCCGCATCCGCCACAACATGGCTATCGCTATCCATAAGTTTTTCCATGAACGTGGTTTTTTCTATTTTCATACACCTATTATCACAGCGTCTGATTGTGAAGGTGCGGGACAGATGTTCCAAGTTACTACCAAGAACCTTTATGATTTGAAGAAGGATGAAAACGGAGCGATTATTTATGATGATGATTTCTTTGGCAAACAAGCCAGTTTGACGGTATCTGGACAGTTGGAAGGTGAATTGGCTGCTACTGCTTTGGGGGCTATTTATACATTTGGTCCTACATTCCGTGCGGAGAATTCTAATACGCCGCGTCACTTGGCTGAGTTTTGGATGATTGAACCTGAGGTTGCGTTCAATGATATTACTGATAATATGGATTTGGCCGAAGACTTTATTAAATATTGTGTACAGTGGGCGCTTGACAACTGCTATGATGATGTGAAGTTTTTGAACGACATGTTCGATAAGGGATTGATAGAACGTTTGCAGGGCGTGCTGAAGGAGGAATTTGTCCGTCTGCCTTATACGGAAGGTATCAAGATACTGGAGGAAGCTGTAGCAAAAGGTCATAAATTTGAATTCCCGGTATATTGGGGAGTAGACTTAGCCTCTGAACACGAACGTTATTTGGTGGAAGAGCACTTTAAACGTCCTGTAATCCTGACAGATTATCCGAAAGAAATCAAGGCATTCTATATGAAGCAGAATGAGGATGGCAAGACTGTCCGTGCAATGGATGTCTTATTTCCGAAGATTGGCGAGATAATAGGTGGTTCTGAACGTGAGGCTGATTATGACAAACTGATGACCCGTATCCAGGAATTGGAAATTCCGATGAAGGATATGTGGTGGTATCTGGATACCCGTAAGTTTGGTTCATGTCCTCATTCTGGTTTTGGACTTGGTTTTGAGCGGCTGTTGCTGTTTGTTACCGGTATGACCAATATTCGTGATGTGATACCTTTCCCACGTACTCCGCGTAATGCTGAATTCTAA
- a CDS encoding DUF4488 domain-containing protein: protein MKRKKLFLLMIAFLLIGTSRVVGQEKSDVTPVNLKGIWQMCFYVSGTPQVPGELKPSNSFKILSDDGKFTNMTMIPNHGAIIIGSGTYRQTAPNAYTEHVEKNLHLPQLVGVDNILEFEMKGGDVMVLKFFVKTDKDGNEINSWYYETWKRVKMPPVYPKDLVR from the coding sequence ATGAAACGGAAAAAATTATTCCTACTGATGATAGCATTCTTGCTTATCGGTACTTCGCGTGTAGTGGGACAGGAAAAATCGGATGTAACCCCTGTCAACTTGAAAGGAATTTGGCAGATGTGCTTTTATGTATCAGGGACTCCTCAGGTACCGGGTGAGTTGAAACCAAGTAATTCTTTTAAAATTTTGTCTGATGACGGCAAGTTTACCAATATGACCATGATTCCTAATCATGGAGCTATTATTATTGGTTCCGGTACCTATCGGCAGACTGCTCCTAATGCTTATACAGAGCATGTGGAGAAAAACTTGCATCTTCCACAATTGGTAGGTGTGGATAATATTTTGGAATTTGAGATGAAGGGGGGAGATGTCATGGTGCTGAAGTTTTTTGTGAAAACGGATAAGGATGGAAATGAAATCAATTCCTGGTATTATGAAACTTGGAAACGAGTGAAAATGCCTCCTGTTTATCCAAAGGATTTGGTCAGATAA